The Bos javanicus breed banteng chromosome 21, ARS-OSU_banteng_1.0, whole genome shotgun sequence genome includes a region encoding these proteins:
- the DTD2 gene encoding D-aminoacyl-tRNA deacylase 2, whose translation MADSGRTPQARALLQQCLHARLQVRPAEGDVEAEWVEVQRGLVIYVCFFKGADKELLPKMVNTLLNVKLSETENGKHVSILDLPGNILIIPQATLGGRVKGRSMQYHCNSGKEEGLELYSQFVNLCKKELAANSKCAEAGVVVKHGTYGNRQVLKLDTNGPYTHLIEF comes from the exons ATGGCTGACAGTGGCAGAACGCCTCAGGCCCGGGCTCTCCTGCAGCAGTGCCTGCACGCCCGGCTGCAAGTACGCCCGGCCGAGGGGGACGTCGAGGCCGAATGGGTGGAG GTTCAAAGAGGATTAGTGATCTACGTGTGCTTTTTCAAGGGAGCTGATAAAGAACTTCTTCCCAAAATGG ttAATACACTGTTAAATGTGAAATTAAGTGAAACAGAAAATGGCAAGCACGTCTCTATATTGGATCTACCTGGCAACATTCTTATCATCCCTCAAGCCACCCTTGGGGGTAGAGTAAAAGGAAGAAGCATGCAGTATCACTGTAACTCTGGAAAAGAAGAGGGATTAGAACTTTATTCCCAGTTTGTGAATCTCTGTAAAAAAGAATTAGCTGCTAATAGCAAGTGTGCTGAAGCTGGGGTTGTCGTGAAACACGGTACTTACGGCAATAGGCAGGTGTTAAAGCTCGACACCAATGGACCGTACACACACCTAATTGAGTTTTGA